One genomic region from Streptomyces sp. NBC_00457 encodes:
- a CDS encoding ABC transporter ATP-binding protein, translating to MAEPILEVRGLVKHYPLTQGILFKKQVGAVKAVDGVDFELTRGETLGIVGESGCGKSTVAKMLVNLERPTSGSIKYKGEDITKLSGKALKTVRRNIQMVFQDPYTSLNPRMTVGDIIGEPYDIHPEVAPKGDRRRRVQDLLDVVGLNPEYINRYPHQFSGGQRQRIGIARGLALRPEVIVADEPVSALDVSVQAQVINLMERLQDEFDLSYIFIAHDLSIVRHISDRVGVMYLGRIVETGRDAEIYDHPTHPYTQALLSAVPVPDPEARKHRERIILAGDVPSPTNIPSGCRFRTRCWKARERCELEVPPLAVPPEFTAGPAAHDSACHFAEEKQVVPAENAE from the coding sequence ATGGCTGAGCCGATCCTGGAAGTGCGCGGGCTCGTCAAGCACTACCCGCTCACCCAGGGCATCCTCTTCAAGAAGCAGGTCGGCGCCGTCAAAGCCGTGGACGGCGTGGACTTCGAACTCACCCGCGGCGAAACCCTCGGCATCGTCGGCGAGTCCGGCTGCGGCAAGTCGACGGTCGCCAAGATGCTGGTCAACCTGGAGAGACCGACGTCCGGGTCGATCAAGTACAAGGGCGAGGACATCACCAAGCTGTCGGGCAAGGCCCTCAAGACCGTCCGCCGCAACATCCAGATGGTGTTCCAGGACCCGTACACCTCCCTCAACCCGCGGATGACGGTCGGCGACATCATCGGAGAGCCGTACGACATCCACCCCGAGGTGGCCCCGAAGGGCGACCGGCGCCGGCGCGTCCAGGATCTGCTGGACGTCGTCGGTCTCAACCCCGAGTACATCAACCGCTACCCGCACCAGTTCTCCGGCGGCCAGCGCCAACGCATTGGTATCGCACGCGGATTGGCGCTGCGACCCGAGGTGATCGTCGCCGACGAGCCGGTATCGGCGCTGGACGTGTCCGTCCAGGCGCAGGTGATCAACCTGATGGAGCGCTTGCAGGACGAGTTCGACCTCTCCTACATCTTCATCGCGCACGACCTGTCGATCGTCCGGCACATCTCGGACCGGGTCGGGGTGATGTACCTCGGGCGGATCGTGGAGACCGGACGGGACGCCGAGATCTACGACCATCCGACGCACCCCTACACCCAGGCGCTGCTCTCCGCGGTGCCCGTCCCGGACCCCGAGGCGCGCAAGCACCGGGAGCGGATCATCCTCGCCGGCGATGTCCCGTCCCCGACGAACATCCCCTCCGGCTGCCGCTTCCGCACCCGCTGCTGGAAGGCACGGGAGCGCTGCGAACTGGAGGTGCCGCCGCTCGCGGTGCCCCCGGAGTTCACGGCGGGCCCGGCGGCGCACGACTCCGCGTGCCACTTCGCCGAAGAGAAGCAGGTCGTACCGGCCGAGAACGCGGAGTAA